The genomic region ATGTGATCGCGTCCCTCATGATCGAAGGGTTTGGCGCGGTCCCGGTGGTGGATGGTGCGAGAAAGCTGATTGGAATCGTAAGTGAGCATGACCTGCTTGCCGCGATGGACGATGGGCATGCACTGGGGGAGCTGACGGCGGCTGATGTCATGACGGGCAATCCCTATTCAGTCCGGCCAGAAACGACGCTGGGAACCCTGGTGCATGTCCTGCGGGCCAGCGATCTTGTCCGCGTGCCGGTCGTGGATGCGAAGGACCGGCTCATCGGCATCATTGCCCGGCGCGATATCTTGCGAACCTATTTGGGGTCGAAGTCAACCCGCAAAAAGTGAGGGAGCTGCGATGCGACAAACAGAATTTTTCATGAAAGCCTGCGATCCGAAGACCTTGACCGTCGGTCAGTTGATGCAGGACGCGGTCACGCGTTGCACGTCGCGGACGGACGCCCTGACCTTGACCCACATGATGACCCATCGGAGTTTCGGGAGTCTGCCCGTGGTGGAGGAGGATGGGACGCTGGTGGGCGTGGTGAGTGAATACGATCTCTTGCAGGTGATGATCGAAGGGCGGGATCTGCGCAAGGTTCTGGCGACCGAGATCATGTCGGCCTATCCGGTGACGGTGACGGAAGACCAGACTCTCGTGCAAGTGGCCGATCTGTTCCAAGACCGGTATCTCACGCGAGTGCCCGTCGTGCGGAACGGCAAACTGGTCGGCATTCTGGCGCGACGGGATCTGCTGTTCGGGTATACGCAGGCGTCCCAGTATTGGTCTTAGTCGGCTGCTGAAACCGACCGGCAGCGGCGTTGCCGGGCAGTCAGTGTGAGCGCAGTTAGACCGTGCAGGTTAAGGAGTACTCTATGACGATCGATCACAATCACCGTCTCCGGGCCGAGTTGGATCAGCATGAGCTGGCGGCGCTTCAGCGTTTCATGGTGGCGATTCAGGAGGAGCCGTATGAATCTAAACCCCGTGTCGATGTCACGGAGGTGTTTCGCGGATCGGAAGGGCAGATCTTCGTGCCGGTGACTGTTTCCGGAGAGAGCCCTGACCCGCATCTCGCGATGCTGATGGGGCACAAGGCGGAACAGTTCTATAAACAGAGCGGATGCCGGTTTGTTCTCCTGCAGCGAATCGAGAGCGATCCTTCGCGGCAAACCTATGTGTGGGATGGGGCGGCGTGGAAGACGGTGCCGTAGCACAGCCAGAGAAGCGTATCCCGGCGATGTCACTGTTTCACATCTTCTGTAAACGACGAGCAAGAGATTGCAATGGGGATGTGAGTTTCATTCACTTCGCGGTGCTGCTGATTGCCCTGTTTCCTTCCATCGCCTTTTCGGAGCCGTCCAAGAAACATCCCAGCCCCTGTCAGATCGCCTATCCCAGCGATGCGACTATCGAGTGGAACTGTTGGACTATGCGGCCCGGTGAATCGCTTGAAAAGCTGTTCGGGGAGCGCTGGGTCGAAGTCGCACGGTTCAACCGGATTGATCGGCGTCATGCGCGTTCCGGCGCCTCGCTCAAAGTCCCGAAGCGGCTTGACGATTTGGACTCCTTCTCGCCGCTCCCGCTGTTGTATCCGCCCGCCGAGCAGGAGGATCGGTTCATCCTCATCGATCTTTCGGAGCAATTTCTCGGGGCCTATGAATACGGCGCCTTACGGTTTGCGCTCCCGATTGCTTCCGGGAACGGAGGCAACGAAACACCGCTCGGCGATTTCCGGATCACCGCAGCCCATCGCGTGCATCGGTCCTGTCTCTATACGGTCGAAGGAACGGACCGGCCCTATCCCATGAACTATGCGTTGCGTTTCTTTGTGAATCGGGCAGGCGTGTCCTATTGGATTCACGGGCGGGATTTGCCGGGCTATCCGGCTTCACATGGCTGTATCGGGCTCTATGATGAACCGATGCAGAAGGAACAGTACGGAATTCCGAAAGACCCGGAGTTGAACGATGCGAAGCGACTCTTCGAGTGGGTGTTAGGAGGCGAAGTGCAAGACGACGCGGTGATTCTGCTCGCCCAAGGTCCCAGGCTTCAGATCATCGGCGAGGCGCCGAAGCGTGAGCGGCGATGACGACCGAGGCCGGTCTGTTCCTTGGTTAGTGCGCCCGGCGATCGACCGATTCGGTCATAGCTTTCAGCGAATCAGAGACCCGTACTTCGTAGGAAGCGGCGGGTTCGAGCGCCTGCAGCGAAAGCGGGAGCTGGGCTAGTTGGTCAGCGGCATGGGCGCGGCTGTCAGTGAGAGAGGGAAGCGGCGCGATGAGCTGGCCGTCGCGCATGACCGGTTGGAGGAGGCCTTGTCCTTCCTGTCGATCCGTACTCGTCGTCAGCAGATCGTAGGCCCATTGCCCGTCGGCGGTGCGTTCGCGATAGACCTGTTTGCGTCCCGGCCAGGTGGCTTTGCCTTCGGACCGTTTGCGGCAAGGCCGGCCGGCGTATTCCTGAAGTTTGTAAGCGCAGTCCAGTGAAGGCGCATCCGTCGAGGTCGTCATCGCCGTGCCGACGGCGAAACTGTCGATCGGTGCGCGGCTGTGAATCAACGCTCGCAACCGGTATTCATCCAGATTGCCGCTGACGAGGATCGTTGCATGCGGTAAGCCTCCCTCGTCGAGAATCTTTCTGACGTTCCTGGCATGCTCGGCAAGATCGCCGCTATCTAGCCGAATACCTTTCACGGAGATGGCTTTGGCGAGTAGCGAGGGCGCGAGCGCCACGACCTTGTGCGCAGCGGCTTCGGTGTCGTAGGTGTCGATCAGCAGTACGACATTCTCCGGCTGGGCCTGCGCGAAGTGGGTGAAGGACTCGGATTCGTCCTCGTGGGCTTGGACGAACGAATGGGCCATCGTGCCGAAAATCGGGATGCCGAAGGCTCTGCCGGCCAGCACGGTCGCAGTACCGGCGAATCCGGCAAGATAGCTGGCGCGCGCGGCATAGAGACCGGCTTCGGCCCCGTGTGCGCGGCGAAGTCCAAAGTCGATGAGCGGCTTGCCTTCGGCGATCAAGACGGATCGCGCGGCCTTCGAGGCGATCATGGTCTGGAAGTTCAGTAGATTCATGATGCGCGTTTCGACCAGTTGGGCCTGCGGCATGGGGGCGACGATGCGTAAGATCGGCTCGTTGGGGAAAAAGATGGTGCCTTCCGCCATTGCTTCGACCGATCCCGAAAAGCGGAGTCCTTCCAAATAGCGCAGGAGCGTCGGCGAGAATCGGCCGGTCTGTGCGAGCCAGGCGATGTCGTCGGAGGTGAAGCGTAGGCGAGAAAGATAGTCCACGGCCTGCGGGAGTCCGGCAGCCATGAGGAAATTGCGATGGGGCGGCAGGCGGCGGACAAAAAATTCGAAGACGGCCGGTTCCTCCATGCCCTGCTCCAGATAGGCTTGGGCCATCGTCAACTGGTACAGGTCCGTCAGGAGTGCGTGGTCGGATGGATTCATTGTGTGAGCTGTTCCAACCGGATGGGGACAGCGCCGCTGCGGATCATTTCGTCGATCGCCCGCTGACCGTCGCCCGGTTGACGATTGACGGCGGCGATGCCGTCGAGCAGGAGGCAGGTCTCGTAGCCGAGTCTGCGCGCGTCTCTGACGCTGTAGAGCACGCAATAGTCGGTGGCCAGGCCGCCGATGAAAATACGCCGTACATGATCGCGCTGCAGCAGTTCATGCAGGGGTGTGTCTTCGAAGACCGAGTAGACGTCTTTGTCCGGTTTGGTGGCTTTGTAAATCGTCTCGACGGTCGATGGGATTGGGAACTGCGTGGGTGTCAGCGAGCCGGGCGTATCTGCCACGCAGTGCACGGGCCAGGGGCCGCCTTGTTCTCTGAACGAACAATGGCGCGGCGGGTGCCAATCGCGCGAGAAAATGATTGGGAGACGGCGTGTCACGAAACGGTCGCAATAGTGGCGCAGAACCGGCAGAAGCCCGTCGCCTCCGGCAATTCCGAGTGCGCCGCCGGGAAGAAAATCATTCTGCAGGTCCACGACCAGCAGCGCATCGCCCGGCGCGAGGACGACATGGTTAGACGATGGAGTTGCCGGATGGGTCGAGAGCAGCGTCATGGGTATTCCCGCTAAGCAGGCGGTCAGGCCAGTGGAGTCTCGGTTCGCTCACGGTTCCATGATGATCCGTCCGCCGGGATGTTCTTCGCCCTCACCCCACTCCGCGACGGCCTGCGCCATTTCGGCGAGGCGTTGAGCGGCACGGCCAAACACCGTGTCGGGAGGATATTCCCCGTCGATACCGCGTTCTCCGGCCGTCACGCCGGTGAGCAATTCAATGGCTTCTTCCAGCGTGTTCACCGCGTAGACGGTGAACTGTCCCGATTCCACCGCTTCGACCACATCGCGACGAAGGGCGAGATGGTTCGTATTACGCGCCGGAATGATCACGCCCTGTTTGCCGGTCAGTCCACGCCGTGAACAGGATTCAAGAAACCCTTCGATTTTCTCGTTGACGCCGCCGATAGGCTGGACTTCGCCCAATTGGTTGACGGATCCGGTGACGGCAAGATATTGCCGGATCGGCAGATCGGCTAGGCTGGACAAAATTGCGGTCAACTCGGCGACAGCGGCGCTGTCTCCTTCAATCTCGGAGTAGGTTTGTTCGAAGGTCAAGGACGCGCTCATGGCGAAGGGATGTAGCCCGGCAAACTTTCCTGCCAGGTAACCGGCGATGGTCATGACCCCTTTGCTATGGATATTGCCGGCCAACTCCGCTTCTCGCTGCACGTCGATGACGCCTTTGGTGCCGACATACGTGCGCGCCGTGATGCGGGTGGGGCGGCCGAACGCGTAGTCGCCGAGTTCATGGACGGAGAGACCATTCACCTGGCCGACGCTCTCGCCGTCGAGATCGACCATCAGGGTACCTTCTTTGATTTCGTCCTGGATCCAATGTTCGGCCAGATTCGACCGGTGGCGCTTGTGCGCGATGGCCGCGTCCACATCTCCGCGCGTCACAAACGAATGACCTTCTTTCCTGGCCCAGTAGCCGGCCTCGCGGATGAGGTCGCTCACGAGGCTGAATCGCAGTGACAGGCGGTCGTGCCGATCGGCAAAGCGGAAGCCTTGCCGAATCACTTCGGCGACCGCATCGGCGCCAAAGTGCGGCAGCCCTTCTTCGCGGCAGAGTTTTGCGATGAAGCGGGCGTACTGGCGATCCTGCCGTTCGCTTCGGACCACTTCCGTATCGAAGTCCGCCTTCACTTTAAAGAGCTTGGCAAAGTCCTCTTCGTAGGCTTGGAGCAGGTAGTAGATCATGGGCGGCCCGACCATGATGATTTTCACCGTGACGGGGATGGCTTGCGGCCGGAGGCCGGCGGTGGAGAAACCATAGAATTCGCCGGGGTCTTCGATTTTCACTTCAGCCGTTTTGATGACTCGCTTCAGCGCGTCCCAGGAAAATGGTTGATGCAACATGTCCAGCGCATTCACGATCAGGTAGCCGCCGTTGGCTTGGAGGACGGCGCCGGCACGGATTTCAGTGAAGTCCGTGTACATGACGCCCATATGTGCGCGGCGTTCGATTTTGCCGATCAGGTTGGTGTAAGTCGGGTGCGATTCGTCGATGACGGGCGCGCCGCCGGTCGAGTCATGCTCGACGATGAGATTCACGAGATAGCGGGTCATGTCAGGCCGACGGAGTTCCAGGCCAGGAATGGGTAATGCCGGTCCTTCATGGGGAAGAAATTCTTTGTAATGGTGGATGACGTTGTCTTTCACACGCTCGAGATAGGCGGAGACGGCCGGTAGATCTTGGTAGGACCGCAGTAACGCCTCATACCGGCCTTCGAGCACGTTGGTCACCACCTGGTGATCGAGGTGGCGGAGCTGGTGCTCCATTTCTTTATCGAGGCCGTGGAGACGCACATGAAAGTCACGGATCTCGCCTTCGAGGGCGAGCCGGCGTTCGGTGAGGTCCCGTTGTTCTGGTTCGGTCATGGCCTCCATGGCTTCGTCGGTCATGGGATGTCCGTCTTTGAGCGGCACGAGTCCGAATCCCGCCGGCGTTTCGTCGAACCCGAACCCGCGGGCGAGACTCAACTTGGTGAGCTCTTGGAACAGCGTTTTCTTCTTGGCTTCAGTTTCGTCATGCAGCTTGGCTTTGCCGTCGAGGTACTTCTTGCTTTCGAACGCGGCAGGGATGTCGCGCCGCAAGCTCTCGATGAACGTGGCCATGTCCCGTTTGAAGGCACCGCCTTGCCCGGCGGGAAAGGAAAGACCGACCGGCCGTGAGGGGTCCTGAAAATTGTTGACGTAGCACCAGTCGGAAGGAGCCTGGGCTGTCCGGGCCAGCCGTGTCACCATCTGACGGACCAGGGTGGCTTTCCCTGTGCCGACCGGGCCGGAGACGTACAGGTTGAACCCCGGGCTCTTCATCGAGAGACCGAACTCCAGCGCTTCGACCGCCCGCTCCTGGCCGATAATATCGGTGAGCGGTTCGAGTTCGCTCGTGTCTTCGAACCCTAACTGTGCGGGATCGACTGTGGGCGACAACATCGAAACGGGAACTCTAAATTTGTCCGTGCTCATCTACACTACTTTCGTTGCGACCACCGGAGGTGGCTGTACGGTTGTGGCCTGGGGGCCTTTCTTGCCTTGCTCCACCCCGAACACCACGTCTGTTCCGTCTTCGAGCTGCTCAAACGTGAGGCTGTGAAGTGCATTCGCATGAAAATACACTTCCCCCCCGCCCTCCTGGAGGATGAACCCATAGCCTTCCTTCGGGAAGAGCTTGCAGATCACTCCACGATTGGGTGGAACAGGTGGAAGGCGCACGTCGGTCTCTGCGCGCTTCTCACGAAACTTCCGCAGTTCAATCGTCACAGCTTCAAAGGCGCTCCGGATGGCTTCTTCGAACGTCTTATCTTCCTTGCGAGCGGTCAAGGTATGGCGGTCTGGGATTGTGACAACCACGAGCGCCTCCGCGACGTGGTCTTGTTTCTTGTGATGGCGGTTCTTTGTCAGAGTCACGCGGCCATGGGTGAGGTCGTCATGCCCCCGACGGAGATCCTCCATGCGGGCTTCGATTTCGGTCTTCCAGCGTGGCGTCATCTCGACATTTCGGCTTTGGATTTCTAAGTCCATCTGGTGCCCTCCTTTTCTTCAGTTTTAACTATCAGCAAGGCGGATGCCGCTTGCGTCAAATCCACCGGTTGGAGAATGGCCTCAGAAAGAGGCCATCGTTTACGCAGTTTTGCGAATGGCCATGCTTTCCACGTGGTAAATGACAGGGCAGACTGGCGCATTTCTCCTCAGTGGTCGCAATGTGGGTGAAGCGCAATGCGTCACTTGCAGCACCGTGAGAGGAGGCAGGAGATGGCGCAAGCGGAAATGTATCATTGGGATCGCTGTTACAGGCGGTCGTTCAGATGGCTGTTCGATTGGAATGTGACTTGCGTGTTATTTCTGTATGCCGACGCTGAGAAAACAGGCTCTCGAAGAGTATCTCCAGTCGCGTTTTGGGCCTGACGCTACGTTGCTGTCGTTCGGCGTGATCGGAAAGGCAAGTTCAGAAGGGGCGCATAAGCAATACGGCTATGGGACACCGGTCAAGCTGACGTTCCGTGTCGGCAACGATGTACGGTCGGCTGTGTTGGAAACCATGAAGCCCGGTCCCTTCGGGCACGAGCACATGGCTGATCGGGCGCAGGCGATGTTGTGGGACTACGAGTCCTATGGACGGCTCCCGCGCCATGTAAAGGCGCTCGACGTCGGCATCTTTACAGGCACACAGAAAATGTTGTCTGTTGCAGAGGGGCGGGAATACTTTGTCCTGAATCAATGGACCGAGGGAGTAAGTTATCACGAAGATCTGGAACGGCTCGCCAAGGGGCGATCGCTCCGTCCGCTCGATCGCAAGCGGACCGTCGCCCTTGCGCGTTATCTGGCGCAGATCCACGCGCATAAGAAACGGGATGCCGATTTATACCGCCGCCGTTTGCGGGAGTTAATCGGTCACGGCGAATGCATCATGGGGCTGACCGACAGTTACCCCGAGCGGTTCGGGTTTATCACGGAAGCCTTGTTGCGCGGAATTGAGGATGCCGCCAACCGTTGGCGGTGGCGTCTGCGCGGACAGACCAAACGATTGTCGCAAGTGCACGGGGATTTTCACCCTTGGAATGTGTTGTTCAAGAAGGGTGTCGATTTCGCAGTGCTCGATCGCTCACGCGGGGAGTGGGGTGAACCGGCGGACGACGTGACATCCATGACGATCAACTATTTCTTCTATTCACTCTGCCGGTGGGGACGGCTGAAGGGGCCGTACGAAGTGCTTTTCCGCCTGTTTTGGGAGGAGTATATCGAGGCAAGCGGCGATGAGGATGTGTTGGCAACAGCGGCGCCGTTCTTTGCGTTTCGCGGCTTGGTACTGGCGAGTCCTGTCTGGTATCCCACGTTGCCGATCGGTGTGCGTCGAACCATCTTTCGATTTATAGATCAGGTCCTCGCTGCACCGCGCTTCGATCCGTCACGGGTGAATGAGTATTGCGGGTGAGTTATGAGTTGTCAGCCATTAGGAGTCGTTGGATTCAAACGATGCTGAAAGCTGAGGGCAGATTGCTGATAGCTGTGTTCTGCTTATGAGTCGGACCCAAGGTTTCGCCATCTGGATTACGGGCCTGCCGGCTTCCGGCAAGAGCACGATCGTAAGGGCGCTCACGCCGCAGCTTGAAGCGGAAGGCCTGACAGTGGAAGTATTGGAGTCAGATGAGGTCAGACGTGTGCTCACGCCGGAGGCAACCTACTCGCAGGCCGAGCGGGACCTCTTCTACCGCGCTTTAGCGCTGATGGGGGCGAAGCTGGTGGCGCAGGGCGTGACCGTGATCTTTGACGCCACAGCCACCCGGCGTGAGTATCGCGACTTTGCCAGGAGGCTGATTCCCCGATTCATCGAAGTGGCGGTGGAATGTCCGCTGGAAATCTGCACGCAGCGTGACTACAAAGGGACGTATCAACGAGGGCAGCGAGGTGAGTCCAGCACTGTGCCGGGGTTGCAGTCCCCATATGAACCGCCGGTCAGCCCAGATCTGACCATCGATACGACGGAAGTCCCGGCGAGCGCAGCGGCGGAGAATGTACTCGCGCTTGTGAAGAAACGATTTCTTCAGTAAATAGCAGCTTCTTTTTATTCTTTTGCTTTTCCCTCTCGATGAAAGTGCCGCAGAAACCACTTGCATGCGTGCTCGGCTACCTGTTCCAGCGTGCCTGGTTCTTCAAATAGATGTGTGGCTCCGGGGACGACGGTCAGTTTCTTCTCACAGATGAGCATTTCGTAGGCTGATTGGTTCATCTCAATCACCGGTTCATCCCACCCACCGACAATCAGCAGAGTTGGCGCGGTCACCGAGGGCAGATAGGCTTCTGCCAAGTCGGGCCGTCCGCCTCGCGACACGATGGCCTGGATGTTTTGTGGGTCTCTGGCAGCGGCTTGCAACGCCGCGCCGGCTCCGGTGCTGGCGCCGAAATAGCCGATGCCAAGCTTCTTTGTGTGCGGGTCTTTATCCAGCCAGGCTTTGGCCAGCAACAGCCGATCGGCCAGCAGATCGATATCAAACACTTTCCGTCGGTCCTCGGCTTCGTCCGGCGTGAGCAGGTCAAGCAATAGTGTCGCGAGGCCGTTCTGCTGCAGATGGCGGGCGACGAAGTTGTTACGCGGGCTCAATCGTCCGCTGCCGCTGCCGTGAGCAAAGAGGATGACGCCGCTTGGATCAGGTGGGAGGCCTAGGATGCCCTCAAGCGCCAGTTTTCCGTAAATGATCTGGACATTGTGCTCGTGGCTAGTCATCATCGCTTGGTCCGATCGTTCATATTTGAACTATGTTAGCAAGTAGCTAATAAATAAGAGTAAAGAAATGAACGTGTTGGTCTTTGCTGTGGATATTTTCTCTAGAAGCGTACTTGCACGAAGACGGTTTTGACTAAGATTCCTGATAAATCGATGTCAGGGGCTATGCTCAGCGTATAAATGCGACAAGCTGTACAATAATGTACGTATAAGTAGTCTCCACAGAGACAATTTTAGGCAATTTATATTCTAAGTCATTGATAATTAGAAAACTGTAATGCTGGATCGCAACTTGCTCAATCCCCCAGGCATACGTCAACTTTCACCTGGGGAGGAAATAATCATGGGTTGTCCGAAATGCAAAGGCTTGATGATGTTGGAGCGCTTCTCGGATTTCTTTCTAGTGTTTTATGCTTGGAAGTGCGTCAATTGCGGAGCGATCATTGATCGGACGATCTCCAACAACCGCAAGAACAGTCTGGCTGCCAAAGCCGCGAAAGAAGTTGAAACCGCCGCTGCCTAACCGGTTGTCCGTTAGGCATTGGAACTCCGGCACGGTGCGTTCGGCATCGTCGAAATTGTGGGACTGTGCCGGCTGGAGTTCTTAGGTGGAGGCCCAGCCACAACCATTCATGGCCTGATTACAGCAGGTTGCCTGTCACGTCGATTCCTTCCGTCGCTCGCGGTTTTGCCCACCCTAAATCATCCCGCTGCCTCATAACTCCCTCATGCTTCGCCGCCGCCGGCATGCCAGCTATCGACCTCCGGCTTTCTTCTTTGTCACTGCGCAAGGCGCCGGTCGGCTGAGCTCCGCCGGCAACAGAGTCTGGTTATCAACACAGGCGGTATCCAGCTGTGCTTGGGTCAGTCCGGCCGATGAGGCCAGATTGGCTCCGTAGAAGTTCGCCTGACGGATGTCGGCCGCATCAAGGCGTGCGCCGCTGAGATCTGCCCCATTGAATGAGGCTCTCTGCAGCTTGGCTTCCTGCAGATTGGCGTGGGTCAAATTCGCATGGCTGAAATTGGCATCACTCAAATCGGCGGCGACGAGATTGGCTGAGTCGAGTGTGGCTTCATTGAATTGTGCCCGAGGCAGGGATGCTTTGGGGGCATAGATCTCGTGCAGGGCGGCTTTGGTAAAGACGGCGTCGGCGCCGCGTGTGCCGATCATGACGGCATGATGCAGGTTAGCGTCGCGAAAGTCGGCCTTTTCAATGACAGCCTTGTAGAGAATCACCATGCGCATTTTTGCTGATTGGAGTGAGGCCTTGATGAGGCGTGCGCCTTCCAGATTGGCGCCTTCAAGATCGGCTTGTGCGAGGCGGGTACCCTCCAGATTCGCATGACGGAGATCCGCTCCGCGGAGGATGGCATCGCGAAGATCGGCGTGTCTAAGGTCGGTATCATCCAGATAGGCGCTTTCTAGATCCGCTTCCATCATACGGGCGTCATTCAACCGAGCTCCGTCGAGCAGCGCCCCCTGCAGATTGGTCTGAAGCAGTAGGGCCTTCGACAAGTCGGTCCGGCGAAGATCCGCACCCATCAAATCGGCTCCGGTTAGGACTGCCTTCTGAAGATTGGCTCCGTAGAGGTAGCTGTCGACCAGCGTCGCGTTCGTAAAGTCAGCCGACGATAAATCGGCTCCCTCGAAATGGGCTCGCTCGAAGATGGCATCGTGCAGCTGGGCGCCGGATAACGCGGCGTTGTACAGCGCCGCTTCATCGCCGATCGCACGGAGGAGGTTGGCATGTGTCAGTTTGGCATGACGCAAGTCCGCACCGACTAAATTGCTGTCTTCGAGATTGGCTTTGGTGAGGTCGGCGCCTGCAAGGCTGGCTTGCGTCAGGATGCTTTGTCTGAGATTGGCCTGCCTGAGGTTGACGCCTTCCATCCGGGCACGTTCGAGATTGGCCCCTTCGAGGGAGGCCTGCCGTAAGTCGGCTCCACAGAAATCCGCCCGTTTATGCCCGGGGCTGTCTCGCTGTTCGAGCCATTCCTGGTGTGCGTGGAGTGTGCTGCGGATGGCGGCTGGAGACAAGGTGCCTTTCTTGTGTGGTTGCTCGCATCGCTGGACATGGTTTGGTGGCGGCGTTGTGCTTGCTGCCAAGATGGGAGTTGTGGCAATGGTGGATACAATCAACAGGAATAGTCCCTGGCGTAAGGCGGAATGGATCATCTCGGTCTCCTCTAGGTGGTTCGTTCTCACGGGCAATAGTCAATGGAGGTATGTCACTTGCCTTGCTGGGAGAGTAGCCGCACATAGGCCAACACATCAATCATTTGGCCCTCGGTCAGGCTGCCGGTCCAGGCATGCATAGGACTGAAGACGATCCCATGTTCGATCGTGCGCAGCAGCTCCTCATCGGATTTCAGAAAGGATCGAAACAGATGAAAGTTAGCCGGCGCGACTCTGAGCGATGCAGCGGTGGGGCCGTCCCCCCAGCCGGTCTGGCCATGGCAGGTTGCGCAGTGGTTCTGATACAGCGCCTTGCCTCGGTGCAGGTCGGCGGGAAGATCCTGGGCTGCAACGGACAGGGCACTGAGTAAGAGACTGACGCCGGCGGCGAATACGAGCGTTCGAGATGTCTTGTGCATCATCAACTCTTCTTGGTGGTGTGGGCAATGAATGAGGTGAATAGTTGTTGTAGATTCTTACTGCCGCAGGACGGACATTGCACGTCACCTCGTTCGTGCTCTTTCAGGGTCACCACGATCAGCGATTCTTTGCCGCAATCGAGACACTTATAATCATACATTGGCATTTCAGCAACGGCTCCGCTAGTGGAAGACCAAGAGTGGACATGGCGCATGATGAAGGACGGCATGCGCGACGCTGCCGAGCACCATCCGGCTCAGCCCGTGGCGACCGCGGGACCCCATCATCAGCAGATCGGCACTGATGGCTTTGGCCTCTTGGAGAATCGCTTCGACCGGAACGCCCAATGTTGATTTCGCATGAGTGCTGTAGCCCATGTGTTTCAGATCCGCGGCCACGGAGTTGATGAAGCTTTCGGCGCTCCGGAGCGCCTGGCCTTCCATTTCGCGCTCCGCGACGGCGTCGACCGGCCACGGCGGCCTGGTCTGCGGGAGCACCGTGAGCGCAGTGATCGTGACCGCTTCCCGGAATGGATACTGTCGGAGAAACAGGAGCGCTCGCTCGGCGTCTTGCGACCCTTGCAGCGGCAGCAGTACATGCGTTAGGGACTTCACAAAGTTCGGCAGGATCAGGACGGCGCTCTTGGAGAAGGTCAGCACCCGATGAGAGACGCTGCCGATCAGCCGTTCCTTGATCGGTCCAAGCCCGCGTGCCCCGACAAGAATGAGATCGATCTGATGCTGCGCTGCATACTCCACGATCCGATCGGCTGGTGAGCCGATCTCCATCTGTTTGGTCACGGGACCACAGTTCATCGGCAGGAGCGACACGATACGATCCAGCAACCGTGCGCCATCTTCACGCATCGTGCGCTCGATGGTCGTATAGAGTTCTTGCGCGACTTCCGGCACCATCATCGGATAGGCCGGTGACGGGACATCCAGGATATGCAGGAGATGCAGTTCTTCGGCCCGGGCCAGGTACTTGAGCGCACGAACCGCCTCATACGATTGATCTGATCCATCGATGGCCAGCAGTAATTTCATCGGTGACCTCTCCATTGCTCAGTGACAATCCGTGGGACAGAAGAAGAGGAGATACACGGCAATTCCCACACCCAGCATAATTGCTCCTACTAGAATCCAGTGCGTACGTGTCATGGGCGTCTCCTCTTACTCGAGTGAGTCAGCAAGTCCAATGCCGTTCCATCGTTTCGGATCGCAGGAGAGGAGTGTGAGGTGAAAGCGCAAGAGACGAAAGGGTTTCGCTCTGAATGATGTCTTGAATCCTTGCCCGTCCCTCTTCACTGAGAGCAACGTCTGTTGCCTTCTGCCCCAGGAGGTCTCGCGTGACTGTAGCAGGCCTCCCCGATGCGAGAGGAAGTGGTGAAGGCCCGGAGCTGTTGTCATGGACAGCGGCGAGCAAACCGTTGTTTCTATGCGAGGTCAGTCTCAGGATTGTGATTGTGATGCGGTGGCATTGGCCTTGCTGA from Nitrospira sp. harbors:
- a CDS encoding HPF/RaiA family ribosome-associated protein gives rise to the protein MDLEIQSRNVEMTPRWKTEIEARMEDLRRGHDDLTHGRVTLTKNRHHKKQDHVAEALVVVTIPDRHTLTARKEDKTFEEAIRSAFEAVTIELRKFREKRAETDVRLPPVPPNRGVICKLFPKEGYGFILQEGGGEVYFHANALHSLTFEQLEDGTDVVFGVEQGKKGPQATTVQPPPVVATKVV
- a CDS encoding phosphotransferase, whose product is MPTLRKQALEEYLQSRFGPDATLLSFGVIGKASSEGAHKQYGYGTPVKLTFRVGNDVRSAVLETMKPGPFGHEHMADRAQAMLWDYESYGRLPRHVKALDVGIFTGTQKMLSVAEGREYFVLNQWTEGVSYHEDLERLAKGRSLRPLDRKRTVALARYLAQIHAHKKRDADLYRRRLRELIGHGECIMGLTDSYPERFGFITEALLRGIEDAANRWRWRLRGQTKRLSQVHGDFHPWNVLFKKGVDFAVLDRSRGEWGEPADDVTSMTINYFFYSLCRWGRLKGPYEVLFRLFWEEYIEASGDEDVLATAAPFFAFRGLVLASPVWYPTLPIGVRRTIFRFIDQVLAAPRFDPSRVNEYCG
- a CDS encoding adenylyl-sulfate kinase — protein: MSRTQGFAIWITGLPASGKSTIVRALTPQLEAEGLTVEVLESDEVRRVLTPEATYSQAERDLFYRALALMGAKLVAQGVTVIFDATATRREYRDFARRLIPRFIEVAVECPLEICTQRDYKGTYQRGQRGESSTVPGLQSPYEPPVSPDLTIDTTEVPASAAAENVLALVKKRFLQ
- a CDS encoding alpha/beta fold hydrolase; the protein is MMTSHEHNVQIIYGKLALEGILGLPPDPSGVILFAHGSGSGRLSPRNNFVARHLQQNGLATLLLDLLTPDEAEDRRKVFDIDLLADRLLLAKAWLDKDPHTKKLGIGYFGASTGAGAALQAAARDPQNIQAIVSRGGRPDLAEAYLPSVTAPTLLIVGGWDEPVIEMNQSAYEMLICEKKLTVVPGATHLFEEPGTLEQVAEHACKWFLRHFHREGKAKE
- a CDS encoding pentapeptide repeat-containing protein, which gives rise to MIHSALRQGLFLLIVSTIATTPILAASTTPPPNHVQRCEQPHKKGTLSPAAIRSTLHAHQEWLEQRDSPGHKRADFCGADLRQASLEGANLERARMEGVNLRQANLRQSILTQASLAGADLTKANLEDSNLVGADLRHAKLTHANLLRAIGDEAALYNAALSGAQLHDAIFERAHFEGADLSSADFTNATLVDSYLYGANLQKAVLTGADLMGADLRRTDLSKALLLQTNLQGALLDGARLNDARMMEADLESAYLDDTDLRHADLRDAILRGADLRHANLEGTRLAQADLEGANLEGARLIKASLQSAKMRMVILYKAVIEKADFRDANLHHAVMIGTRGADAVFTKAALHEIYAPKASLPRAQFNEATLDSANLVAADLSDANFSHANLTHANLQEAKLQRASFNGADLSGARLDAADIRQANFYGANLASSAGLTQAQLDTACVDNQTLLPAELSRPAPCAVTKKKAGGR
- a CDS encoding cytochrome c, translated to MMHKTSRTLVFAAGVSLLLSALSVAAQDLPADLHRGKALYQNHCATCHGQTGWGDGPTAASLRVAPANFHLFRSFLKSDEELLRTIEHGIVFSPMHAWTGSLTEGQMIDVLAYVRLLSQQGK
- a CDS encoding zinc ribbon domain-containing protein, which codes for MPMYDYKCLDCGKESLIVVTLKEHERGDVQCPSCGSKNLQQLFTSFIAHTTKKS
- a CDS encoding universal stress protein — its product is MKLLLAIDGSDQSYEAVRALKYLARAEELHLLHILDVPSPAYPMMVPEVAQELYTTIERTMREDGARLLDRIVSLLPMNCGPVTKQMEIGSPADRIVEYAAQHQIDLILVGARGLGPIKERLIGSVSHRVLTFSKSAVLILPNFVKSLTHVLLPLQGSQDAERALLFLRQYPFREAVTITALTVLPQTRPPWPVDAVAEREMEGQALRSAESFINSVAADLKHMGYSTHAKSTLGVPVEAILQEAKAISADLLMMGSRGRHGLSRMVLGSVAHAVLHHAPCPLLVFH